Proteins encoded by one window of Salvia splendens isolate huo1 chromosome 5, SspV2, whole genome shotgun sequence:
- the LOC121802980 gene encoding probable isoaspartyl peptidase/L-asparaginase 2 translates to MGGWAIAVHGGAGVDPNLPIQRQEEARQLLTRCLNIGISALRSSLSPIDVVELVIRELESDPLFNSGRGSALTAKGTVEMEASIMDGVGRRCGAVSGVTTVKNPISLARLVMDKSPHSYLAFSGAEEFAKQQGVEMVDNDYFITEDNLGMLKLAKEANSIIFDYRIPLTGSDICEKAEDAPPLMMNGLPISVYAQETVGCVVVDGQGRCAAGTSTGGLMNKMSGRIGDSPIIGSGTYACDVCAVSCTGEGEAIIRGTLARDVAAVMEYKGLGLQEAVDFVIERRLDGGGQAGLIAVSSKGEVVCGFNSVGMFRGCATEDGFMEVGIWD, encoded by the exons ATGGGCGGTTGGGCTATTGCGGTGCACGGCGGCGCTGGTGTGGATCCTAACCTCCCTATTCAACGTCAAGAAGAGGCCAGGCAACTCCTCACTCGTTGCCTTAACATCGGCATCTCCGCCCTCcgctcctctctctctccaattgaTGTCGTCGAGCTCGTC ATTCGAGAATTAGAGAGTGATCCCCTGTTTAATTCTGGCCGTGGATCCGCGCTCACGGCGAAAGGGACGGTGGAGATGGAGGCCAGCATCATGGACGGGGTCGGGCGCCGCTGCGGTGCCGTCTCCGGCGTCACCACCGTCAAGAATCCCATCTCTCTCGCCCGTCTCGTCATGGACAAATCGCCGCATTCCTATCTTGCTTTCTCCGGCGCCGAGGAATTCGCCAAACAACAG GGCGTGGAGATGGTTGACAATGACTACTTCATCACCGAGGACAACCTCGGAATGCTCAAATTGGCCAAAGAAGCCAACTCCATCATA TTCGATTACCGGATCCCTCTAACCGGGTCGGACATCTGCGAAAAGGCGGAGGACGCTCCGCCGCTGATGATGAACGGCCTCCCGATCAGCGTGTACGCCCAGGAGACGGTGGGGTGCGTGGTGGTGGACGGGCAGGGGCGGTGCGCGGCCGGGACGTCCACGGGCGGGCTGATGAACAAGATGTCGGGCCGTATCGGGGACTCCCCGATAATCGGGTCGGGCACGTACGCGTGCGACGTGTGTGCGGTGTCGTGCACGGGCGAGGGCGAGGCCATCATACGCGGCACCCTGGCGCGTGACGTAGCGGCCGTGATGGAGTACAAGGGCTTGGGGCTGCAGGAGGCGGTGGACTTCGTGATCGAGCGGCGGCTCGATGGCGGTGGCCAGGCCGGGCTCATCGCGGTGTCGAGCAAAGGGGAGGTGGTGTGTGGGTTCAATTCGGTTGGGATGTTTAGGGGCTGTGCTACTGAAGATGGCTTCATGGAAGTTGGGATTTGGGATTAg